A window of Mercenaria mercenaria strain notata chromosome 16, MADL_Memer_1, whole genome shotgun sequence contains these coding sequences:
- the LOC128549381 gene encoding uncharacterized protein LOC128549381 has translation MDDSEYQVLRLKLRAVELNVVNLYSPNDKPLSLDTIPVQNSNVLVIGNFNSHSQSWGYDHIDRRGEEVESWQDDHNLLLINNPDDKDTFYSRLWHTTSTPDLGFCTEDIHEYCKRIGQQLGGSDRRPIRTEGRDINKVTKDFNAALLQAAKKCIPRGSRRDYKPYWNKDLEGLQEELSEARREAETQPSQTNNIKLQKVKAKFLRAKIQARRESWKEKTASLNLERDSTKLWKLTRQLDDEGGSERGTTSVEENGSLLTGKQTANKFAENYEKVSNITVNRGRQREVRREERERRSKKSKEEVMETSLTLNELLTALKKLKAKKSPGPDHITNMMLTHMGSFATKTLLDVFNLSWKEGETSTGLEGGDHGTYPKTWKGQKESSQLSPY, from the exons ATGGATGACTCCGAGTATCAGGTGTTACGCCTAAAACTTAGAGCTGTGGAGTTAAATGTTGTCAACCTCTACTCCCCAAATGACAAACCTCTATCCCTTGACACGATCCCAGTGCAGAACTCAAACGTCCTAGTCATTGGCAACTTCAACAGCCACTCACagagctggggatatgaccacatAGACAGGCGGGGAGAAGAGGTAGAGTCCTGGCAAGATGATCACAACTTGTTGCTGATCAACAACCCCGACGACAAGGACACTTTCTATTCCAGACTTTGGCATACCACTTCCACTCCTGATCTTGGTTTCTGCACTGAAGACATCCACGAGTATTGCAAGAGAATAGGACAGCAACTAGGCGGTAGCGATCGCCGTCCT ATTCGCACTGAAGGCAGGGACATCAACAAAGTCACAAAGGACTTCAATGCAGCCCTACTCCAGGCAGCCAAAAAATGTATTCCTAGAGGTTCCAGGAGAGATTACAAGCCATACTGGAACAAGGATCTAGAGGGCCTTCAGGAGGAGTTGTCAGAAGCCAGGCGAGAGGCTGAAACACAACCGTctcaaaccaacaacataaaactCCAAAAGGTAAAGGCCAAGTTTCTGAGAGCAAAGATCCAGGCCAGAAGAGAGAGCTGGAAAGAAAAAACTGCCTCACTCAATTTAGAAAGAGACAGTACAAAGCTTTGGAAACTTACACGGCAATTGGATGATGAAGGCGGAAGCGAAAGAGGCACTACATCTGTAGAAGAAAATGGTTCTCTGTTGACTGGAAAACAGACTGCAAATAAGTTTGCTGAAAACTACGAAAAAGTAAGCAACATCACAGTCAACAGAGGACGGCAAAGAGAAGTTAGAAGGGAGGAAAGAGAGAGAAGATCCAAAAAGTCCAAGGAAGAAGTGATGGAAACAAGCCTCACACTAAATGAGCTACTTACAGCACTGAAGAAGCTCAAGGCCAAGAAATCACCAGGACCAGACCACATCACCAATATGATGCTGACCCATATGGGAAGTTTTGCTACGAAAACACTTCTAGATGTCTTCAATCTGAGCTGGAAGGAGGGGGAAACTTCCACAGGTCTGGAGGGAGGCGATCATGGCACCTATCCTAAAACGTGGAAAGGACAAAAAGAAAGTAGCCAGCTATCGCCCTATTAG